Proteins from a genomic interval of Lolium perenne isolate Kyuss_39 chromosome 1, Kyuss_2.0, whole genome shotgun sequence:
- the LOC127327813 gene encoding uncharacterized protein: MARRSLLLAAAVLLSLLAAAAGDAPFVVAHKSVKLSRPGPGVERLAVTLDLYNQGSATAYDVSLNDDSWPQEAFDLVSGSTSKIVEKLEPGSTASHHFVLETKVQGRFQGSPAVIKYRVPTKAALQEAYSTPVLPFDILAERPPQQKFELAKRAVGKYGPLASVVSFVGAFIYLVASPSKSGAAKGSKKRR, translated from the exons ATGGCGCGTCGAtccctcctcctcgccgccgccgtgcTCCTCTCCCTCCTCGCCGCGGCGGCGGGGGACGCGCCGTTCGTGGTGGCGCACAAGAGCGTCAAGCTGTCCCGCCCCGGGCCCGGCGTCGAGCGCCTCGCCGTCACCCTCGACCTCTACAACCAGGGATCCGC GACTGCCTACGACGTCAGCCTGAACGATGACTCTTGGCCACAGGAAGCATTTGATCTTGTCTCTGGAAGCACATCGAAGATAGTGGAAAAGCTTGAGCC CGGTTCTACTGCGTCCCACCACTTTGTCTTGGAGACCAAGGTGCAGGGCAGGTTTCAGGGTTCTCCTGCCGTTATCAAGTACCGTGTTCCCACAAAGGCTGCACTTCAG GAGGCCTACTCGACGCCCGTCCTTCCATTTGATATCCTCGCCGAGAGACCTCCACAGCAGAAGTTTGAATTG GCCAAG AGAGCTGTCGGGAAATATGGGCCGCTGGCATCTGTTGTTTCCTTTGTTGGCGCGTTCATCTACCTGGTTGCCAGCCCGTCGAAATCTGGTGCTGCAAAAGGAAGCAAGAAGAGACGCTGA